The genome window GGATACCTGCAGCATGTGCGGAAATTTCTGTGCTGTTAAGAATACAAATCGAATCCTCGACGGTGAAATCGTAAGCATTTTTGATGAATAAAAAAACAGGAGACTACACTAAACGGAGGGGCAAACTATGAAGTGCGATAAAGAGAATCTGCTGCTCTATGCAGTGACGGACCGAAGCTGGCTAAAAGGAGAAACGCTTTTGGAGCAGATTGAGAAAGCGCTGAAGGGCGGGGCGACCTTGGTACAGCTCAGGGAAAAGAAACTTAATGAGGCAGAATTTCTTGCCGAAGCGAGGCAGGTGAAGGAATTATGCCGGAAGTATCAGGTGCCCTTTTTGATCAACGATAATGTGGATATCGCTCTTGCAGCTGATGCCGACGGGGTTCATGTCGGACAGAGCGATATGAAGGTGTCTGACGTGCGCGCCAAACTTGGGCCGGATAAAATCATCGGGGTGTCAGCCCGGACCGTTAAGCAGGCGCGCCTTGCCGAGAAAATGGGCGCTGATTATCTGGGAGTAGGCGCCGTATTTTCCACCGGCTCCAAGGCAGATGCAGTAGAAGTATCCCATGAGACATTAAAAGCCATCTGTAAGGCTGTCTCTATTCCAGTGATTGCGATCGGCGGAATCGGAAAACAGAACGTGATGCAGCTTGCGGGGAATGGAATCTGTGGAATTGCGGTGATCAGCGCACTGTTCGCACAGCCGGATATCGAAACAGCGGCAAGAGAGCTCAAGGAACTTGCCACAGAAATGGTGGGACTATGAGAACGGCGTTAACAATCGCCGGAAGTGACTGCAGCGGTGGCGCCGGAATCCAGGCGGATCTTAAAACGATGCTTGCAAACGGGGTTTACGGTATGAGCGCTATTACCGCACTGACGGCACAAAATACCATGGGCGTGACCGGAATCATGGAGGTTACGCCAGAGTTTTTGAAGGAACAGCTCGATAACATTTTTACGGATATTTACCCGGATGCCGTCAAGATTGGCATGGTACCCTCCGCGGAGCTGATTCGAGCTATTTCTGAAAAATTGAGAGAATATGGAGCAAAAAATATCGTAGTCGACCCGGTCATGGCAGCGACCAGCGGTTCCCGCCTGATCAGTGATGATGCGGTGGAGACCTTGAAACAGGAACTGTTGCCGCTTGCAACGGTTCTGACTCCCAATATCCCGGAGGCAGAAGTATTATCTGGTCTTCCGGTCCGCTCTGCAGAGGATATGATCGCCGCGGCGGGAAAAATCAGTACCACTTACCACTGTGCGGTCCTTTGTAAGGGTGGGCATCAGTTAAGTACTGCAAATGACCTCTTGTATATACAGGGGTCGTACAAATGGTTTTACGGAAAACGTATTGAGAACCCGAATACTCATGGGACCGGATGCACATTGTCCAGTGCGATTGCTTCTGACCTTGCCAAAGGAATGGAGCTTGAGAGAGCAGTTGAGAAGGCGAAAGATTATATCTCCGGGGCTCTGGGTGCTATGCTTGATTTGGGAAAAGGGAGCGGGCCGATGGATCACGGCTTTGGGCTTATGGGAGAATTTGTATGATTCTGATGAGATGCGCCGAAGACTGATTATTGAAATTAGGGGTAACCTAGTTGGTGAAATGTGCTATACTAATATATGAAAAGATTTTGTAAATTTTATACAATAAGAGAGGCAAGAAGGCACATCACCATGAAGCGGACAACACTTTATAGATTTACATTTTACCTTATGGGCCTAATCATACTGGCTCTGGGAATTACATTGAATACAAAGGTAGGACTAGGCGTTTCTGCGATTATTTCCGTTTCCTATAGCATTTCCACAATTACACACGGGAATTTCGGAAACATCACATTGATTCTATATAGTATCTTTGTAGTGATTGAAATGGTGTTACATACGGTTCAGTTTCTGAAAACACGGAACTCGCGAACAAAAATGAAGAGAATGGAAGCTACGGAACATGGAAACGGGAAGAGGGAAAAATTGTCCCTGATTTTGGTGAAAGATGCGCTGCAATTTCCACTGAGCCTGCTATTTACACGCTTCCTGAACCTTTTTGCAGCGGCGATTCCCGCTTATGATTCTCCGGGCGCCGACGCCTTCTATTCCGGTTTTACGG of Roseburia hominis contains these proteins:
- the thiE gene encoding thiamine phosphate synthase; protein product: MKCDKENLLLYAVTDRSWLKGETLLEQIEKALKGGATLVQLREKKLNEAEFLAEARQVKELCRKYQVPFLINDNVDIALAADADGVHVGQSDMKVSDVRAKLGPDKIIGVSARTVKQARLAEKMGADYLGVGAVFSTGSKADAVEVSHETLKAICKAVSIPVIAIGGIGKQNVMQLAGNGICGIAVISALFAQPDIETAARELKELATEMVGL
- the thiD gene encoding bifunctional hydroxymethylpyrimidine kinase/phosphomethylpyrimidine kinase; the encoded protein is MRTALTIAGSDCSGGAGIQADLKTMLANGVYGMSAITALTAQNTMGVTGIMEVTPEFLKEQLDNIFTDIYPDAVKIGMVPSAELIRAISEKLREYGAKNIVVDPVMAATSGSRLISDDAVETLKQELLPLATVLTPNIPEAEVLSGLPVRSAEDMIAAAGKISTTYHCAVLCKGGHQLSTANDLLYIQGSYKWFYGKRIENPNTHGTGCTLSSAIASDLAKGMELERAVEKAKDYISGALGAMLDLGKGSGPMDHGFGLMGEFV
- a CDS encoding DUF6198 family protein: MKRTTLYRFTFYLMGLIILALGITLNTKVGLGVSAIISVSYSISTITHGNFGNITLILYSIFVVIEMVLHTVQFLKTRNSRTKMKRMEATEHGNGKREKLSLILVKDALQFPLSLLFTRFLNLFAAAIPAYDSPGADAFYSGFTGRILVLILAIIFNGMGTAMSLNMRLIPDPADGIVQAIADCTGKGVGFTKNCFDLFNISITIIVGLFFAGKLIGIGIGTVLAVIGVGRVIAVFNHFFMKKMGILAGMEETK